In Cryptococcus deuterogattii R265 chromosome 4, complete sequence, a genomic segment contains:
- a CDS encoding 50S small subunit ribosomal protein L9e gives MKDISSIESLVVPEGVTVAIKARTVTVEGPRGKLTKNVGHIQMDIQLVKTAKNSKVVFTVWHGARKHVACLRTVKSMVENMITGVTKGFLYKMRLVYAHFPINALPNDDGSALQIRNFLGEKFVRDCPMLEGVKVSLSDVKDELIIQGNDIEKVSQSAASITDKCRVKDKDIRKFLDGVYISERTVVVKDE, from the exons ATGAAGgacatctcttccatcgaGTCTTTGGTCGTTCCCGAGGGTGTCACCGTTGCCATCAAGGCCCGAACCGTTACCGTTGAGGGTCCTAGGGGAAAGTTGACCAAGAACGTTGGTCACATCCAGATGGACATTCAGCTC GTTAAGACTGCCAAGAACTCCAAGGTTGTCTTCACTGTCTGGCACGGTGCCCGAAAGCACGTTGCTTGTCTCCGAACCGTTAAGTCTATGGTCGAGAACATGATCACCGGTGTCACCAAG GGCTTCCTCTACAAAATGCGACTCGTTTACGCGCATTTCCCCATCAACGCTCTTCCCAACGACGATGGATCTGCCCTCCAGATCCGAAACTTCT TGGGTGAGAAGTTCGTCCGAGACTGCCCCATGCTTGAGGGTGTCAAGGTCTCTCTCTCTGACGTCAAGGAtgagctcatcatccaGGGCAACGACATTGAGAAGGTTTCCCAGTCTGCTGCTTCCATTACCGACAAGTGCCGAGtgaaggacaaggataTCCGAAAGTTCTTGGACG GTGTCTACATTTCCGAGCGCACGGTCGTTGTTAAGGATGAGTAG
- a CDS encoding alcohol dehydrogenase, protein MKRYVLSHRNDLSGLNFEQDAPVPQIEKPTEILINIKALSLNARDLQIATNQYPAPHPIPDGIVPVSDASGEVVAVGDDVTDFKVGDRVTPIIFQGHHQDEDVTLDSMNRGIGGARAGVAAEYFVCEQSEAVKIPKSFSHQDASTLAIAYSTAWSSLYSHHPRLQAGDTVLCLGTGGVSLCAAQIALISGARVILTSSSQSKLDRAVDLLKPLAKGDVADTIRTIDYSKIDKWDEEVRRITEGKGSDFVIEIGGRGTIGKSIRSTRRGGLVAVSGYLSTYKDIPKEILEEDLAQTILYSGSYVRGVFVCNREDEKRMISALEVGGVKPVIDKVFAFENLKEAYQYMADGKHFGKICITV, encoded by the exons ATGAAAAGATACGTCCTCTCGCACCGCAACGACTTAAGCGGACTCAACTTTGAGCAGGATGCACCTGTTCCGCAAATCGAGAAGCCGACAGAG ATTTTGATAAATATCAAAGCTTTGTCTCTGAATGCCCGTGACTTGCAAATAGCTACTAACCAATACCCCGCCCCGCATCCAATCCCGGATGGAATTGTCCCAGTCTCTG ATGCAAGCGGAGAGGTTGTCGCCGTGGGTGACGATGTTACCGACTTCAAAGTTGGCGACCGCGTCACGCCCATTATATTCCAAGGACATCATCAG gatgaggatgtcaCACTGGACAGTATGAACAGAGGGATTGGTGGAGCCAGGGCGGGTGTTGCAGCGGAGTATTTCGTCTGCGAACAG TCAGAAGCTGTAAAGATCCCGAAGAGTTTTTCTCACCAGGATGCTTCAACCTTAGCT ATCGCATACAGCACTGCCTGGAGCAGTCTCTATTCCCATCACCCTCGACTTCAGGCTGGTGATACTGTTCTCTGCCTCGGTACAGGCGGCGTCTCTCTTTGTGCTGCCCAAATTGCCCTCATCTCTGGCGCCAGGGTCATTCTCACCTCTTCGTCCCAATCGAAGCTTGATCGCGCAGTGGATCTTCTCAAACCTCTTGCCAAGGGTGATGTTGCCGATACAATTCGTACCATTGACTATTCCAAGATAGACAAGTGGGACGAAGAAGTGCGTAGGATCActgaagggaagggatCGGATTTTGTTATTGAGATTGGTGGCAGAGGAACAATCGGCAAGAGTATTAGGAGTACCCGAAGAGGAGGCCTTGTGGCCGTTTCTG GTTACCTCAGCACCTACAAAGACATACCCAAGGAgattttggaagaggacCTGGCGCAGACCATCCTATACTCCGGAAGCTATGTCCGTGGAGTCTTCGTGTGTAACCGCGAGGACGAGAAAAGAATGATCTCAGCATTAGAAGTGGGCGGTGTCAAACCTGTCATAGACAAG GTGTTCGCGTTTGAAAATTTGAAGGAGGCATATCAGTACATGGCTGATGGCAAGCATTTTGGCAAGATTTGTATCACCGTGTAG
- a CDS encoding cytochrome P450 family 51 (sterol 14-demethylase) yields the protein MSAIIPQVQQLLGQVAQYIPHWFTALPTSLKIVIAVIGIPAFIIGLNVFHQLCLPRRRDLPPVVFHYIPWFGSAAYYGEDPYKFLFECRDKYGDLFTFILMGRRITVALGPKGNNLSLGGKISQVSAEEAYTHLTTPVFGKGVVYDCPNEMLMQQKKFIKSGLTTESLQSYPPMITSECEDFFTKEVGISSQKPSITLDLLKSMSELIILTASRTLQGKEVRESLNGQFAKYYEDLDGGFTPLNFMFPNLPLPSYRRRDEAQKAMSDFYLKIMENRRKGESDHEHDMIENLQGCKYRNGVPLSDRDVAHIMIALLMAGQHTSSATSSWTLLHLADRPDVVEALYQEQKEKLGNPDGTFRDYKYEDLKELPIMDSIIRETLRMHAPIHSIYRKVLSDIPVPPSLAAPSENGQYIIPKGHYIMAAPGVSQMDPRIWQDAKVWNPARWHDEKGFAAAAMAQYTKAEQVDYGFGSVSKGTESPYQPFGAGRHRCVGEQFAYTQLSTIFTYVVRNFTLKLAVPKFPETNYRTMIVQPNNPLVTFTLRNAEVKQEV from the exons ATGTCGGCAATCATCCCCCAAGTCCAGCAATTGCTGGGACAAGTGGCCCAATACATCCCACATTGGTTTACTGCCCTCCCTACCTCCTTGAAGATCGTGATCGCTGTCATTGGCATCCCTGCTTTTATCATTGGCTTGAACGTTTTTCACCAGCTT TGCCTTCCCCGTAGAAGagatcttcctcctgttgTCTTCCACTATATTCCCTGGTTTGGCTCAGCTGCTTACTATGGTGAAGATCCCTACAAATTCTTGTTCGAGTGCCGTGACAAGTATGGAGACTTATTTACTTTCATCCTTATGGGTCGACGCATTACTGTCGCGCTCGGACCCAAGGGTAACAACCTTTCTTTGGGTGGAAAGATTTCTCAAGTCTCTGCCGAGGAAGCTTACACT CACTTGACTACTCCCGTCTTTGGCAAGGGTGTTGTTTATGATTGCCCTAACGAGATGCTCAtgcagcagaagaagttt ATCAAGTCCGGTCTTACAACTGAGTCCCTTCAATCTTATCCTCCCATGATCACTAGCGAATGCGAAGATTTCTTCACCAAAGAAGTCGGAATTTCTTCCCAGAAGCCTTCTATCACTCTCGACCTCCTCAAGTCCATGTCCGAGCTCATCATTCTTACTGCGTCTCGTACTCTTCAAGGAAAGGAAGTTCGCGAATCTCTTAACGGTCAGTTTGCCAAGTACTACGAGGACCTCGACGGCGGTTTCACTCCTCTCAACTTTATGTTCCCCAACTTGCCCCTTCCCAGTTACAGGAGACGAGATGAGGCTCAGAAGGCTATGAGCGACTTTTACTTGAAGATCATGGAGAACAGGAGAAAGGGTGAAAGCGAC CACGAGCATGACATGATTGAAAACCTCCAGGGCTGCAAGTACCGAAACGGTGTCCCTCTCTCTGACCGTGATGTTGCCCATATCATGATTGCTCTTCTTATGGCTGGCCAACACACTTCATCTGCTACTTCATCTTGgactcttctccatcttgcCGACCGACCCGACGTTGT CGAGGCTCTTTACCAGGAGCAAAAAGAGAAGCTCGGTAACCCTGACGGTACTTTCCGAGACTACAAGTACGAAGACCTCAAGGAGTTGCCCATCATGGACTCTATCATCCGAGAGACTCTTCGAATG CACGCTCCCATCCA CTCTATTTACCGAAAAGTCCTTTCCGACATCCCCGTCCCACCCAGTCTTGCCGCCCCTTCCGAGAACGGCCAATACATTATCCCCAAGGGTCACTACATCATGGCCGCCCCTGGCGTCTCTCAAATGGACCCTCGAATCTGGCAAGATGCCAAGGTCTGGAATCCTGCCCGATGGCACGACGAAAAGGGATTTGCCGCCGCTGCCATGGCCCAGTACACCAAAGCCGAGCAAGTCGACTATGGTTTCGGTTCTGTCAGCAAGGGTACCGAGTCTCCTTACCAGCCTTTCGGTGCTGGCAGGCACAGGTGTGTCGGTGAACAGTTTGCGTACACTCAGCTTTcgaccatcttcacctATGTTGTGAGGAATTTCACTTTAAAGCTTGCCGTTCCCAAGTTCCCCGAAACCAATTACCGT ACCATGATTGTCCAACCCAACAACCCCTTGGTTACTTTCACCCTTCGAAATGCTGAGGTCAAGCAGGAGGTGTAA
- a CDS encoding Sec14 cytosolic factor: MSASDPLSGHPGHLSASQETALQKFREELTTEELIPADWEALVQRIGYNRFDDQTLLRFLRARKFDLPKAKLMWANNEKWRKQFGADEIAANGFDYPEQSQVVKYYPQFYHKTDNDGRPVYIEQLGKLDINKLYAITSQDRQLKRLVSEYEKFLRDRLPASSKMTGHLVETSCTILDLYNAGISTFYKVKDYVNAASSIGQNNYPEVMGHMFIINAPYLFSTVWSLIKPWLDEATVRKIHILGKNYQPELLQYIPAENLPADLGGTCKCPGGCEMSDAGPWNVGTTTAA; the protein is encoded by the exons ATGAGC GCCTCTGACCCGCTCTCCGGCCACCCGGGCCACCT CTCTGCATCTCAAGAAACTGCTCTCCAGAAATTTCGCGAAGAGCTCACTACCGAAGAACTCATTCCGGCGGACTGGGAAGCTCTTGTCCAGAGGATCGGATACAATCGCTTTGACGACCAAACGTTGCTTCGTTTCTTGCGAGCAAGAAAGTTTGACCTACCCAAAGCCAAGTTGATGTGGGCGAACAATGAAAAATGGAGAAAGCAGTTTGGAGCAGATGAGATTGCTGC CAATGGCTTCGACTACCCCGAGCAAAGCCAAGTGGTCAAGTATTACCCTCAGTTCTACCACAAAACCGATAATGACGGCCGACCTGTATACATTGAACAACTTGGCAAGCTCGATATCAACAAGCTCTATGCCATCACGTCGCAAGACCGGCAGTTGAAGAGACTAGTTTCAGAGTATGAGAAGTTTTTGAGGGATAGGTTGCCTGCCTCATCAAAGATGACAGGACATCTTGTGGAAACTAGCTGTACCATATTGGATCTATACAATGCTGGTATCTCGACATTTTACAAAG TGAAAGACTATGTCAACGCAGCTAGCTCCATCGGGCAAAATAACT AT CCCGAAGTGATGGGACACATGTTTATTATCAAT GCTCCGtatctcttctcaaccgTCTGGTCTCTCATTAAGCCCTGGCTGGATGAAGCCACTGTCCGCAAGATCCACATCCTGGGCAAAAATTACCAGCCTGAGCTTTTGCAGTACATCCCTGCTGAGAACTTGCCTGCTGATTTGGGAGGTACGTGTAAATGTCCTGGGGGCTGTGAGATGAGTGATGCAGGGCCCTGGAATGTTGGTACGACGACGGCTgcttga